A part of Capsicum annuum cultivar UCD-10X-F1 chromosome 6, UCD10Xv1.1, whole genome shotgun sequence genomic DNA contains:
- the LOC107875684 gene encoding transcription factor E2FB isoform X2, which translates to MQGNQQSKLPFTSSKPPLGDYHRFSTDPLQQPEGIALKSSTVAGSGYADVSSPMQTPISGKAGKSQKVPRTSKARSAAQAAASNLGSPSGNNVTPVGPCRYDSSLGLLTKKFINLIKHAEDGVLDLNKAADTLEVQKRRIYDITNVLEGIGLIEKKLKNRIQWKGLDVSKPGEADESVTSLQAGIENLTIEENRLDEQIREMQERLRDLSEDENNQRWLFVTEDDIKSLPCLQNETLIAIKAPHGTTLEVPDPDEAVDYPQRRYRIVLRSTMGPIDVYLVSQFEEKFEEINAVEAPSTMPSTSGFIENETGTLPAEDGRGVDDGIEEQENQREFPDAGTSQDPVSGFMKIVPDVDNEADYWLLSDADVSITDMWRTESALDWNELNAIHEDYSIADVSTPRAQTPPSSTTEVPSTSTPGS; encoded by the exons GTTGCAGGTTCTGGATATGCCGATGTGAGTAGTCCAATGCAGACACCAATCTCAGGGAAAGCTGGAAAGTCACAGAAAGTGCCTAGGACATCAAAGGCCAGATCTGCTGCTCAAGctgctgcctcaaatttag GATCCCCTTCAGGCAATAATGTTACTCCAGTTGGTCCTTGCCGCTATGACAGCTCCTTAG GTCTCTTAACGAAGAAGTTCATTAACCTGATCAAACATGCAGAAGATGGCGTTCTAGATCTGAATAAAGCTGCCGATACGTTAGAG GTGCAGAAAAGGCGTATATATGACATCACAAATGTCCTGGAAGGCATTGGTCTGATagaaaagaaactcaaaaacaGGATCCAATGGAA GGGGTTAGATGTCTCAAAACCAGGGGAAGCTGACGAGAGTGTTACAAGTTTACAG GCAGGGATAGAAAATTTGACGATAGAAGAAAATAGATTAGATGAACAGATAAG AGAAATGCAGGAAAGATTGAGGGACCTGAGTGAAGATGAAAATAATCAAAG ATGGCTTTTTGTAACTGAAGATGATATAAAGAGCTTACCTTGTCTTCAG AATGAGACACTTATAGCTATTAAAGCTCCACATGGAACTACTTTAGAAGTCCCAGATCCTGATGAG GCAGTTGATTATCCACAAAGGAGATATAGAATAGTGCTTCGCAGCACCATGGGACCAATTGATGTTTACCTTGTCAG TCAATTCGAGGAAAAGTTCGAAGAGATAAATGCTGTTGAGGCACCATCAACCATGCCGTCAACTTCAGGTTTCATTGAGAATGAAACTGGAACATTGCCTGCTGAGGACGGCAGAGGAGTTGATGACGGGATAGAGGAACAGGAAAATCAAAGAGAGTTTCCAGATGCTGGTACTTCCCAGGACCCTGTGAGTGGATTTATGAAGATTGTTCCAGATGTTGAT AATGAAGCAGATTACTGGCTTTTGTCAGATGCCGATGTTAGTATCACTGACATGTGGAGAACAGAGT CTGCTCTTGATTGGAACGAGTTGAATGCAATTCATGAGGATTATTCAATTGCAGATGTTAGCACTCCACGTGCCCAAACTCCCCCATCCAGTACCACTGAAGTACCTTCTACGAGTACTCCTGGGAGCTGA
- the LOC107873855 gene encoding uncharacterized protein LOC107873855, with the protein MRTPAPRVAKADGMKTQVFRPIPTRQSHVEKQAFISKKDFDTFRDEVHREFKRIRGLRRKKFKKLKKAFAQSKEQVVDIKADKPNVDEGGLEQSGQHFNPDVVQSSDNIFDGTKQQHADKDPDLQNMNYFGTERSPQRLSSEVDQKLKANLLGKKGCTDLHSKKMNVEIDSQQLIPDELLRSINLNYLHLEKVVQHDCQTSDEKIDETILFDSQFTISDEMLPSLNAYQIQSIIIHLSTNRQEESHHEILNAKTSEIVIEDHDQMNRGITDSEVELATEEQVSTLRNTQEVTNDEQRDEQLWPDSQNTIPDEFLSSLNVYNQKSIIIHLSANREVKTSRPKLRISRPSKFKEFSYTKKFGLAASKYNKIYIIFYVICLANTFVFIKFLYSIIT; encoded by the exons ATGAGGACACCAGCTCCTCGTGTTGCAAAGGCTGATGGAATGAAGACACAAGTTTTCAGGCCAATTCCAACACGACAG AGTCATGTTGAGAAACAagcctttatttctaagaaagattTTGATACATTCCGTgatgag GTTCATCGCGAGTTTAAAAGAATTCGTGGACTaaggagaaaaaaattcaaaaagttgaagaaagcaTTCGCTCAAAGCAAg GAGCAGGTTGTAGATATAAAAGCTGATAAACCAAATGTTGATGAGGGAGGATTAGAGCAATCTGGACAACATTTCAATCCTGATGTTGTTCAATCTTCAGATAATATTTTTGACGGTACAAAG caACAACATGCAGATAAAGATCCTGACCTCCAGAATATGAATTATTTTGGTACCGAAAGATCACCACAACGATTAAGTTCGGAGGTTGATCAAAAATTGAAGGCAAATTTGCTTGgtaaaaag GGGTGCACTGATTTGCATTCTAaaaaaatgaatgttgaaattgattctcaacaaTTAATCCCTGATGAGCTTCTCCGAAGTATAAATTTGAATTACTTACATTTGGAGAAGGTTGTTCAACATGATTGTCAA aCCAGCgatgagaaaattgatgaaacaatTTTGTTTGATTCGCAATTCACAATTTCTGATGAGATGTTACCTAGCCTAAATGCGTATCAAATACAGAGCATCATCATACATCTATCGACAAACCGTCAAGAAGAATCTCATCATGAGATTTTGAATGCAAAAACTTCTGAGATTGTTATTGAAGATCATGATCAA ATGAACAGAGGAATCACTGATTCAGAGGTAGAACTTGCTACCGAGGAGCAAGTTAGCACACTTCGTAATACACAAGAAGTAACCAATGATGAACAGAGGGATGAACAATTGTGGCCTGATTCACAAAACACAATTCCGGATGAGTTTCTATCTAGCTTGAATGTGTACAATCAaaaaagcatcatcattcatctATCCGCTAATCGTGAAGTAAAAACTTCCAGACCAAAGTTAAGGATTAGTCGACCATCAAAATTCAAGGAATTTTCATACACTAAAAAATTTGGTTTAGCTGCTAGTAAGTACAAtaagatatatattattttttatgtaatatgtCTTGCAAATACGTTtgtatttattaagtttttataTTCTATAATTACATAG
- the LOC107875684 gene encoding transcription factor E2FB isoform X1, which translates to MQGNQQSKLPFTSSKPPLGDYHRFSTDPLQQPEGIALKSSTPLKRKSEIANYEQGVGTQVAGSGYADVSSPMQTPISGKAGKSQKVPRTSKARSAAQAAASNLGSPSGNNVTPVGPCRYDSSLGLLTKKFINLIKHAEDGVLDLNKAADTLEVQKRRIYDITNVLEGIGLIEKKLKNRIQWKGLDVSKPGEADESVTSLQAGIENLTIEENRLDEQIREMQERLRDLSEDENNQRWLFVTEDDIKSLPCLQNETLIAIKAPHGTTLEVPDPDEAVDYPQRRYRIVLRSTMGPIDVYLVSQFEEKFEEINAVEAPSTMPSTSGFIENETGTLPAEDGRGVDDGIEEQENQREFPDAGTSQDPVSGFMKIVPDVDNEADYWLLSDADVSITDMWRTESALDWNELNAIHEDYSIADVSTPRAQTPPSSTTEVPSTSTPGS; encoded by the exons CCACTGAAACGGAAGAGTGAAATAGCAAATTACGAACAGGGAGTTGGTACACAGGTTGCAGGTTCTGGATATGCCGATGTGAGTAGTCCAATGCAGACACCAATCTCAGGGAAAGCTGGAAAGTCACAGAAAGTGCCTAGGACATCAAAGGCCAGATCTGCTGCTCAAGctgctgcctcaaatttag GATCCCCTTCAGGCAATAATGTTACTCCAGTTGGTCCTTGCCGCTATGACAGCTCCTTAG GTCTCTTAACGAAGAAGTTCATTAACCTGATCAAACATGCAGAAGATGGCGTTCTAGATCTGAATAAAGCTGCCGATACGTTAGAG GTGCAGAAAAGGCGTATATATGACATCACAAATGTCCTGGAAGGCATTGGTCTGATagaaaagaaactcaaaaacaGGATCCAATGGAA GGGGTTAGATGTCTCAAAACCAGGGGAAGCTGACGAGAGTGTTACAAGTTTACAG GCAGGGATAGAAAATTTGACGATAGAAGAAAATAGATTAGATGAACAGATAAG AGAAATGCAGGAAAGATTGAGGGACCTGAGTGAAGATGAAAATAATCAAAG ATGGCTTTTTGTAACTGAAGATGATATAAAGAGCTTACCTTGTCTTCAG AATGAGACACTTATAGCTATTAAAGCTCCACATGGAACTACTTTAGAAGTCCCAGATCCTGATGAG GCAGTTGATTATCCACAAAGGAGATATAGAATAGTGCTTCGCAGCACCATGGGACCAATTGATGTTTACCTTGTCAG TCAATTCGAGGAAAAGTTCGAAGAGATAAATGCTGTTGAGGCACCATCAACCATGCCGTCAACTTCAGGTTTCATTGAGAATGAAACTGGAACATTGCCTGCTGAGGACGGCAGAGGAGTTGATGACGGGATAGAGGAACAGGAAAATCAAAGAGAGTTTCCAGATGCTGGTACTTCCCAGGACCCTGTGAGTGGATTTATGAAGATTGTTCCAGATGTTGAT AATGAAGCAGATTACTGGCTTTTGTCAGATGCCGATGTTAGTATCACTGACATGTGGAGAACAGAGT CTGCTCTTGATTGGAACGAGTTGAATGCAATTCATGAGGATTATTCAATTGCAGATGTTAGCACTCCACGTGCCCAAACTCCCCCATCCAGTACCACTGAAGTACCTTCTACGAGTACTCCTGGGAGCTGA